The Thermococcus sp. MV5 genome includes a region encoding these proteins:
- a CDS encoding Lrp/AsnC family transcriptional regulator: protein MIQLDDLDRAILRILKEDARLTISEIAERLNRPESTIHFRIKKLQ, encoded by the coding sequence ATGATCCAGCTTGACGACCTCGACAGGGCAATTCTCCGGATTCTGAAGGAAGACGCGAGGCTGACTATCTCGGAGATAGCAGAACGGCTCAACAGGCCGGAATCAACGATACACTTCAGGATCAAGAAACTGCAG